One part of the Mariniflexile litorale genome encodes these proteins:
- a CDS encoding 2-oxoglutarate dehydrogenase E1 component gives MDKFSFLNAAHTSYFADLYDQYLQSPDSVEPSWRAFFQGYDFGSENSELLGEIGEVSLAQMPESLQKEFQVVKLIDGYRMRGHLFTKTNPVRERRSYEPTLAIENLGLTVNDLDTVFNAGEVLGIGPQTLREILIHLEKIYCSSIGVEYMYLRNPEVISWWQTQLNVNDNQPSFNEDSKKYILSKLNQAVTFENFLQTKYVGQKRFSLEGGESLIPALSNTLYISSEKYGVKECVLGMAHRGRLSTLVNIFRKPVHELFSEFDGKDFEDLDIDGDVKYHLGLTLDKTYQNGKTIKMNLVPNPSHLETVASVAEGITRAKIDSDYNGDDSKILPIIIHGDAAIAGQGIVYEVAQMSQLSGYKTGGTLHIVVNNQIGFTTNYLDARSSTYCTDVAKVTLSPVLHVNADDAEAVVHAVELALAYRMRYKKDVYIDLLGYRKYGHNEGDEPRFTQPKLYKQIAKHDNPFKIYSDKLIAEKTIDQAYTDGITEEFKNVLETAYEKSKDEKSSKVREFMSERWKGFSRKGLEAILKTENTSYPKNNLEGIAKVVSTVPEGVKFVRKAERILDGRASMVFETDTLDWGMAETLAYGTLLEEGFNIRISGQDVERGTFSHRHAILRDEISEDRINLLNTNPLNKGKMDIYNSFLSEYGVLGFDYGYAMANPNTLTIWEAQFGDFSNGAQIIFDQYLSAAEDKWKSQNGIVVLLPHGYEGQGSEHSSARIERYLQLCADDNMIVADCTTPANFYHLLRRQMKWDFRKPLIVFTPKSLLRHPKAVSSLNELATGEFQEVIDDTINPEQVTKLVFCTGKFYYDLLAQREKLDNSNVALVRIEQLFPLHEEKIKQVVAKYPNVKNYIWAQEEPKNMGAWSHIVQRLDFIKLEVISRPYSSVPAPGSSTRDKRRQQRVIDNVFDIV, from the coding sequence ATGGATAAATTTTCCTTTTTAAACGCAGCACATACATCGTATTTTGCCGATTTATATGACCAATATTTACAAAGTCCAGATTCTGTAGAACCAAGTTGGAGAGCCTTTTTTCAAGGCTACGATTTTGGCAGTGAAAATTCTGAATTATTAGGCGAAATTGGTGAGGTTTCTTTAGCACAAATGCCAGAATCTCTTCAGAAAGAATTTCAAGTAGTAAAACTTATTGATGGCTATAGAATGAGAGGGCATTTGTTTACCAAAACAAATCCTGTTCGTGAACGCAGAAGCTACGAACCTACATTGGCAATCGAAAATTTAGGACTTACCGTAAACGATTTAGATACCGTTTTTAATGCAGGTGAGGTTTTGGGTATTGGTCCTCAAACTTTACGCGAAATTTTAATTCATTTAGAAAAAATTTATTGTAGTTCTATTGGGGTTGAATATATGTACTTGCGAAACCCAGAGGTTATTTCATGGTGGCAAACGCAGTTGAATGTTAATGATAATCAGCCTAGTTTTAATGAAGATTCTAAAAAATACATTCTTTCTAAACTAAATCAAGCCGTTACTTTTGAGAATTTTTTACAAACCAAATATGTAGGTCAAAAAAGATTTTCGTTAGAAGGAGGCGAATCACTTATTCCAGCTCTTAGCAATACACTGTATATCTCTAGTGAAAAGTATGGTGTAAAAGAGTGTGTTTTAGGAATGGCCCATCGTGGTCGTTTAAGTACGTTAGTTAATATTTTTAGAAAACCAGTACACGAGCTTTTTAGCGAGTTTGATGGTAAAGATTTTGAAGATTTAGATATTGATGGCGACGTAAAATACCATTTAGGTTTAACCTTAGATAAAACCTATCAAAACGGGAAGACTATTAAGATGAATTTGGTACCAAATCCATCGCACTTAGAAACTGTTGCATCGGTAGCAGAAGGAATTACACGAGCTAAAATAGATAGTGATTATAATGGTGATGATTCTAAAATTTTACCAATTATCATACATGGAGATGCTGCTATTGCAGGTCAAGGCATTGTTTATGAAGTGGCGCAAATGAGCCAACTTAGTGGATATAAAACAGGAGGTACGCTTCATATTGTTGTAAATAACCAAATTGGTTTTACTACCAACTATTTAGATGCGCGTTCTAGTACTTATTGTACGGATGTTGCTAAAGTAACATTGTCTCCTGTACTTCATGTTAATGCAGATGACGCCGAAGCTGTTGTACATGCCGTAGAACTGGCATTAGCGTATAGAATGCGTTATAAAAAAGATGTTTATATCGACTTATTAGGTTATAGAAAATATGGGCATAATGAAGGAGATGAACCTCGTTTTACACAGCCTAAATTATATAAACAAATAGCGAAACACGACAATCCATTTAAAATATATTCAGATAAATTAATTGCTGAAAAAACAATAGATCAAGCGTATACCGACGGTATTACAGAAGAATTTAAAAATGTTTTAGAAACAGCTTACGAAAAATCTAAAGATGAAAAATCATCTAAGGTTAGAGAGTTTATGTCTGAGCGATGGAAAGGCTTTAGCCGTAAAGGATTAGAAGCCATACTTAAAACTGAAAACACATCGTATCCTAAAAATAATTTAGAAGGAATTGCTAAGGTAGTGTCAACAGTTCCAGAGGGTGTGAAATTTGTTCGTAAAGCAGAAAGAATTTTGGATGGTAGAGCATCTATGGTTTTTGAAACTGATACTCTAGATTGGGGAATGGCTGAAACCTTGGCTTACGGAACTTTATTAGAAGAAGGTTTCAATATTCGTATTTCTGGTCAAGATGTAGAACGTGGTACATTTAGTCACCGTCATGCTATTTTACGTGATGAAATTTCAGAAGACCGTATTAATTTATTAAACACCAACCCATTGAATAAAGGTAAAATGGATATTTATAATTCCTTTTTGTCTGAATATGGCGTTCTTGGTTTCGATTATGGCTATGCCATGGCAAACCCGAATACATTAACCATTTGGGAAGCACAGTTTGGTGATTTTAGTAATGGAGCTCAAATTATTTTCGACCAGTATTTATCGGCAGCTGAAGATAAGTGGAAATCTCAAAATGGTATTGTAGTTTTATTGCCTCATGGGTACGAAGGTCAAGGGTCTGAACATTCTTCAGCTAGAATAGAGCGTTATTTACAACTATGTGCAGATGATAATATGATTGTAGCCGATTGTACAACCCCTGCAAACTTTTACCATTTATTGCGTCGTCAAATGAAATGGGATTTTAGAAAACCTTTAATTGTTTTTACACCAAAAAGTTTATTACGTCACCCAAAAGCAGTGTCATCATTAAATGAACTAGCAACTGGTGAATTCCAAGAAGTTATAGATGATACAATAAATCCAGAGCAAGTAACTAAATTAGTTTTTTGTACAGGTAAATTCTATTATGATTTATTGGCACAGCGTGAAAAATTGGATAATTCTAATGTGGCTTTAGTGAGAATAGAGCAATTATTCCCGCTTCATGAAGAAAAGATAAAACAAGTGGTTGCGAAGTATCCGAATGTGAAAAATTATATTTGGGCACAAGAAGAACCTAAAAACATGGGTGCGTGGAGTCATATCGTACAGCGATTGGATTTTATTAAACTAGAAGTTATCTCGCGACCTTATAGTTCTGTTCCTGCACCAGGTTCTAGCACAAGAGACAAGAGAAGGCAACAAAGAGTTATTGACAACGTATTTGATATAGTGTAA
- the odhB gene encoding 2-oxoglutarate dehydrogenase complex dihydrolipoyllysine-residue succinyltransferase encodes MILEMKVPSPGESIKEVEIATWLVQDGDYVEKDQAIAEVDSDKATLELPAEAAGIITLKAEEGDAVAVGAVVCLIDTSAAKPEGTEAPKEEKKAEAPKVEAPKPAATETKTYATGTASPAAKKILAEKNMDASSISGTGKDGRVTKEDAVSAVPSMGTPTGGSRGTSRSKMSMLRRKVAERLVEVKNTTAMLTTFNEVDMSPIFALRNEYKDTFKTKHGVGLGFMSFFTLAVVRALEMYPSVNSMMDGKEMLSYDFCDISIAVSGPKGLMVPVIRNAENLSFRGVESEVKRLALRARDGQITVDEMTGGTFTITNGGVFGSMLSTPIINPPQSGILGMHNIVERPVAINGKVEIRPIMYVALSYDHRIIDGKESVGFLVAVKEALENPTELLMNNDVKKALEL; translated from the coding sequence ATGATTTTAGAAATGAAAGTGCCTTCACCAGGCGAGTCTATAAAAGAAGTTGAAATAGCAACTTGGTTAGTTCAAGATGGCGATTATGTTGAAAAAGATCAAGCCATTGCAGAAGTAGATAGTGATAAAGCTACTTTAGAACTTCCTGCTGAAGCTGCTGGTATTATAACCCTTAAAGCAGAAGAAGGAGATGCTGTAGCAGTAGGAGCAGTAGTATGTTTAATAGATACGAGTGCAGCAAAACCGGAAGGAACTGAAGCACCGAAAGAGGAAAAGAAAGCTGAAGCACCAAAAGTAGAAGCGCCTAAACCTGCAGCGACAGAAACTAAAACTTATGCAACAGGAACGGCAAGTCCTGCAGCGAAAAAGATTTTAGCTGAAAAAAACATGGATGCATCATCAATTTCTGGAACAGGAAAGGATGGTCGTGTAACTAAAGAAGATGCTGTAAGTGCGGTACCTTCTATGGGAACACCAACTGGTGGAAGCCGTGGTACTTCAAGAAGTAAAATGTCTATGCTACGCAGAAAGGTAGCTGAGCGTTTGGTAGAGGTTAAAAATACAACGGCTATGTTAACCACGTTTAACGAGGTTGATATGTCGCCTATTTTTGCACTACGTAATGAATATAAAGACACTTTTAAGACAAAACATGGTGTTGGCTTAGGGTTTATGAGTTTTTTCACTTTAGCTGTGGTTAGAGCTTTAGAAATGTATCCATCAGTGAACTCTATGATGGATGGTAAAGAAATGTTGTCTTATGATTTTTGCGATATAAGTATTGCCGTTTCTGGACCAAAAGGATTAATGGTTCCAGTAATTAGAAATGCTGAAAACTTAAGCTTTAGAGGTGTTGAATCTGAGGTGAAACGTTTAGCGCTTCGTGCAAGAGATGGTCAAATTACGGTTGATGAAATGACTGGAGGAACATTCACCATTACAAATGGAGGTGTTTTTGGTAGTATGTTATCTACGCCAATCATCAATCCTCCTCAAAGTGGTATTTTAGGAATGCATAATATTGTAGAAAGACCAGTTGCTATTAATGGTAAGGTTGAAATTCGTCCTATCATGTATGTGGCTTTATCTTATGATCATAGAATTATCGATGGAAAAGAAAGCGTCGGTTTTTTAGTTGCTGTTAAAGAAGCTTTAGAAAACCCAACGGAGCTATTAATGAACAATGATGTTAAAAAGGCTTTAGAGCTTTAA
- a CDS encoding response regulator transcription factor, with protein MNTSIVIADDHPLMLRGLTDFLTSKGFNIVGSAQDGNTAYNLIVKLKPEIAILDIRMPHKTGLEIAEACKKNNLPTKIILITFDKEEELYDKAKDFNVYGYILKEFAVEEIEICINHAINNERYFSKEIASYLNHNSNKKPVNLEQLTKSELKIIKLISENKTSLDIAEELSISVRTVDKHRSNIVCKLGLDNKPTSLSIWASLNKQHL; from the coding sequence ATGAATACCTCTATTGTGATTGCCGATGACCATCCGCTTATGCTGAGGGGTCTTACCGATTTTTTAACTTCAAAAGGTTTTAATATTGTTGGAAGCGCCCAAGATGGCAATACAGCTTATAATCTTATTGTAAAATTAAAACCAGAAATTGCCATTCTAGATATTAGAATGCCTCATAAAACAGGATTAGAAATTGCCGAAGCTTGTAAAAAAAACAATTTACCAACTAAAATTATTCTTATAACTTTCGATAAAGAAGAAGAATTATATGACAAAGCCAAGGATTTTAATGTATATGGTTATATTTTAAAAGAATTTGCTGTTGAAGAAATTGAAATTTGCATCAACCACGCCATTAACAACGAACGTTATTTTAGTAAAGAAATAGCATCCTATCTAAATCATAATTCAAATAAAAAACCAGTTAATCTAGAACAACTCACTAAATCTGAATTAAAAATAATAAAACTTATTTCTGAAAATAAAACCAGTCTTGACATTGCGGAAGAACTTTCCATATCGGTTCGTACTGTAGATAAACATCGAAGCAATATTGTATGTAAACTAGGTTTAGACAATAAACCCACTTCGCTTTCAATTTGGGCTAGTCTTAATAAACAGCATCTTTAA
- a CDS encoding retropepsin-like aspartic protease produces the protein MTETLQEFLLNKGYIQVKLRLTKTNHFEIKATLNGVKGRFILDTGASNSCVGFEAVDNFNLKVKDSHILAAGAGAINMETKMSKKNKMKIGKWETNKVVLVLFNLTHVNTALINHNSKPVDGIIGADILKKSNAVIDYEKKYLYLKV, from the coding sequence ATGACAGAAACCCTTCAAGAATTTCTTCTTAACAAAGGCTATATTCAAGTAAAGTTACGTCTTACCAAAACCAATCATTTCGAAATAAAAGCAACCCTAAATGGTGTTAAAGGTCGTTTTATACTAGATACTGGAGCATCCAACTCATGTGTAGGATTTGAAGCTGTAGACAATTTTAATCTCAAGGTAAAAGATTCACATATTTTGGCAGCAGGAGCTGGAGCTATTAATATGGAGACTAAAATGTCTAAAAAAAACAAGATGAAAATTGGAAAATGGGAAACTAATAAAGTTGTTTTGGTTTTATTCAACCTTACACATGTAAATACCGCGCTTATAAACCATAATTCAAAACCCGTTGATGGCATCATTGGTGCCGATATTTTAAAAAAATCGAATGCTGTTATAGATTATGAGAAAAAATATCTTTACTTAAAAGTTTAA
- a CDS encoding CHAT domain-containing protein, with protein sequence MKKIFFLSFFICGISFSQNLEEGIYTAAETFISNKNKASLKLLTQQESTFKNHAKTKDEQLALVFLQCHKGYYLDEHSKLKEAISTYEDALKRFNKNELSKLSDFDIIENCLKPLGNLYTKTGDYTNAVSTINQYIFLAEKSKNITHQISGAINLAKLYQTINKHETVLKIVADAFKFPNINSDQKSLLQSIKTSSLAALNKYEDASLLNSTSTNLNFETHKNNYLIELQKGNYENALSSFQKAKEYLVKMDLATRDLAKFHVEEAQLFHLLKQPNEALKSLQQASKILLPNFQGNGLPNKKYLYPENTFIDIFDLYATIQIDPKKALESYDLSFFVSDLLQENWTSQEAKIFNETSNRIRSEHCIDLLFNTYEQTKNKSLLFEAFQYSENNKASILKDMNQKKWRLQKFPNDSLLSKEFQLLKTQEYYTGLLIKEQLSTNKASTVNNLSEKLSAISLQLKTLKAVITKKYPEKNRTDSLVHFQNKLNKDEAILVEYFFGKNTLYQFIISEKDIAIERLQLTEEIRKNIISFIHLFDDASIINNDINNYTRQAYTIFKLLNFDKFSLHKNVVIIPDGLLNFIPFEALISLKTTSTSFSKMPFVIKSQNIIYNSSATFYLAKSQERKNKELLGFFPVFENTNHKLTYSINEAHAIENEMPARLFMNNKASKQNFIENASNYSILHLSTHASSGDFVNPANISFYNETMFLNELYSLDLNPNLVVLSACETGIGKLYKGEGAMSIARGFQYAGAENLLFSLWQINDLSTSQIMQSFYENYNKSESAYLANQQSKIEYLENETISNVKKSPYYWSAFVYYGTLEPAKPDNTIFYIIFSIAIIMIMLLLFLKFKNYDRNPSRISS encoded by the coding sequence ATGAAAAAAATATTTTTTCTATCCTTTTTTATATGCGGAATTTCATTTTCTCAAAATTTAGAAGAAGGTATTTATACCGCTGCCGAAACATTTATTAGCAATAAAAATAAAGCTTCATTAAAGCTATTAACCCAGCAGGAATCCACTTTTAAAAACCATGCAAAAACTAAAGATGAGCAGTTGGCACTGGTTTTTTTACAATGCCATAAAGGGTATTATTTAGATGAACATTCAAAATTAAAAGAAGCCATTTCTACATATGAAGATGCTTTAAAACGATTCAACAAAAATGAACTTTCAAAACTTTCAGATTTCGATATCATTGAAAACTGTTTAAAACCCCTGGGAAATTTATATACCAAAACTGGCGATTATACCAACGCCGTTAGTACCATCAACCAATATATTTTTTTAGCTGAAAAAAGTAAAAACATTACACACCAAATTAGTGGTGCTATCAATTTGGCTAAACTATATCAAACAATTAATAAGCATGAAACCGTCTTGAAAATTGTTGCGGACGCTTTTAAATTTCCTAATATAAATAGCGACCAAAAATCATTGCTTCAAAGCATAAAAACAAGCAGTTTAGCGGCTTTAAACAAATACGAAGATGCATCTCTATTAAACAGTACCTCTACCAATTTAAATTTTGAAACGCATAAAAACAATTATCTAATTGAACTTCAAAAAGGCAATTACGAAAATGCTCTTTCTTCTTTTCAAAAAGCAAAAGAATATCTTGTTAAAATGGATTTAGCAACAAGGGATTTAGCAAAGTTTCATGTTGAAGAAGCACAATTATTTCATTTACTTAAACAACCCAACGAAGCTCTAAAAAGTTTGCAACAAGCCTCCAAAATATTATTACCAAATTTTCAAGGAAATGGCTTACCAAATAAAAAATATTTATACCCAGAAAACACATTCATAGACATTTTTGATTTATATGCTACCATTCAAATCGACCCCAAAAAAGCATTAGAAAGTTACGATTTAAGTTTTTTTGTATCTGATTTATTGCAAGAAAATTGGACTTCGCAAGAAGCTAAAATTTTCAATGAAACCTCTAACCGAATTAGGAGTGAACACTGTATAGACCTCCTTTTTAACACCTATGAACAAACTAAAAACAAATCACTTTTGTTTGAAGCATTTCAATATTCAGAGAACAATAAAGCTTCGATTTTAAAGGATATGAATCAAAAAAAATGGCGCTTACAAAAGTTTCCAAACGACAGTTTACTTTCTAAAGAGTTTCAACTTTTAAAAACGCAAGAATATTATACAGGTTTATTAATAAAAGAACAACTTAGCACTAATAAAGCATCAACAGTAAACAATTTAAGCGAAAAACTTAGCGCTATTAGTCTTCAACTAAAAACCCTAAAAGCAGTCATTACCAAAAAATATCCAGAAAAAAATCGAACCGATTCTTTAGTGCATTTTCAAAATAAATTAAATAAAGACGAAGCTATCTTAGTTGAATACTTCTTCGGAAAAAACACTTTGTATCAATTTATAATTTCAGAAAAAGATATTGCTATTGAACGTCTTCAGTTAACTGAAGAAATCAGAAAAAACATTATAAGCTTTATTCATTTATTTGATGATGCTTCCATTATAAATAACGATATAAATAATTACACCCGTCAAGCTTATACTATTTTCAAACTACTAAATTTTGATAAATTTTCACTCCATAAAAATGTGGTGATAATTCCTGATGGTTTACTAAATTTTATTCCATTTGAAGCACTAATCAGTTTAAAAACTACCTCAACTTCCTTTTCAAAAATGCCTTTTGTAATTAAAAGTCAAAATATTATTTATAATTCGAGTGCAACATTTTACCTAGCCAAAAGTCAAGAACGTAAAAACAAAGAATTGCTTGGTTTTTTTCCAGTATTTGAAAACACCAATCATAAACTAACGTATTCAATTAATGAAGCACATGCCATTGAAAATGAAATGCCCGCTCGTTTGTTTATGAATAACAAAGCATCAAAACAAAATTTTATAGAAAATGCCAGTAATTACAGTATTTTACATTTATCAACCCATGCAAGTAGCGGCGATTTTGTAAACCCTGCTAACATATCGTTTTACAATGAGACTATGTTTTTAAATGAATTATACAGTTTAGACCTAAACCCCAATTTAGTCGTTTTAAGTGCCTGCGAAACGGGTATTGGTAAGCTTTACAAAGGTGAAGGAGCTATGAGTATTGCCCGAGGGTTTCAGTATGCCGGGGCAGAAAACCTATTATTTTCACTTTGGCAAATTAATGATTTATCGACATCACAAATCATGCAATCTTTTTATGAAAATTATAATAAATCGGAATCGGCGTACCTAGCTAATCAACAATCAAAAATAGAATACCTCGAAAATGAAACCATTAGCAATGTAAAAAAATCGCCTTATTATTGGAGTGCCTTTGTTTATTACGGAACACTTGAACCTGCCAAACCCGATAATACCATATTTTATATTATTTTTAGCATAGCAATCATTATGATTATGTTACTTTTATTCTTGAAATTTAAAAATTATGACAGAAACCCTTCAAGAATTTCTTCTTAA
- a CDS encoding PKD domain-containing protein, whose product MNTTFCIFKTYLYLIIMNKRFSFLLLFLIGVYGYAQKLIANDTVTRVANIKNTTNGNEILFTPETPILNQIAGAPKAFYTHYWEFGDGHYSTEEKPKHTYKKTGDYEVKLWATNNYDTGKPPTTRPKKIAISEITTEYKDIASMDEDFILKRNREPVPDEEMVIVVSYKNPKDYTTNGKLYLFYNEHQYKANNFELTDTRTYHKEKNISAEGFAFTRNIDDDGTYLASSNNKFIETRTFSQDSTEKTNLPLTVANSKAFYKNWSLLEFDNMQPKEERNVFFSLKTTPEMLKDTSAIISVRGVYVPDANYDNHKVKDMEMEIVTSHDPNKMSSNGTFMNYRLVRFKTLKYKIKFQNNGEGPARTIRLETDIPEMLDKSTLNVLDMYPKCDICPKKEVLYSCLDTTFTDSQAIFTFKNIYLSGSEQKNVKEYDSTKGFVKYSIKFAKDFHKKKTKSRTAIIFDKNDPIITNYSTTRFLPGISIGAKVGVNSFSDLNNSESYFFGATLSPYKSYRLYWQVELMNNFHNYNTQTNVREEFIQDGAQGFRFLQRTTTNNSFKNIDWDIPVLLRYNLNNYIGLGAGLQNTISLSEKQEQSVLVEQFEGDLTDSPPFSTKENTTNETNSFNNLRTGLLFEATAGFARIGPSLGARYIMNFEKDFNYWQFYAIWKF is encoded by the coding sequence ATGAATACCACTTTTTGTATATTTAAAACCTATTTATACCTCATTATAATGAACAAACGGTTTTCTTTTCTATTATTATTTTTAATTGGTGTTTACGGTTATGCACAAAAACTAATCGCAAACGACACAGTTACAAGAGTTGCAAACATTAAGAATACCACCAATGGTAATGAAATTTTGTTTACCCCAGAAACACCTATATTAAATCAAATAGCCGGTGCTCCAAAAGCATTTTACACCCATTATTGGGAATTTGGTGATGGCCATTACAGTACTGAAGAAAAACCAAAACACACGTATAAAAAAACAGGCGACTACGAAGTAAAATTATGGGCAACTAATAATTATGACACAGGTAAGCCCCCAACAACCAGACCAAAAAAAATTGCCATAAGCGAAATAACTACCGAGTATAAAGATATTGCTAGTATGGATGAAGATTTCATACTAAAACGCAATCGAGAACCTGTCCCTGATGAAGAAATGGTAATAGTAGTTAGTTATAAAAACCCAAAAGATTACACAACAAATGGAAAACTCTATCTGTTTTATAACGAACACCAATACAAAGCCAATAATTTCGAATTAACTGATACTCGAACATATCACAAGGAAAAAAATATTTCGGCAGAAGGATTCGCTTTCACACGAAATATTGATGATGATGGCACTTATTTAGCTTCTTCCAATAACAAATTTATTGAAACTCGTACCTTTTCACAAGATTCCACCGAAAAAACCAATCTACCTTTAACCGTTGCAAACTCTAAAGCTTTTTACAAAAACTGGAGCCTTTTAGAATTCGATAATATGCAACCTAAAGAAGAACGCAATGTCTTTTTCAGTTTAAAAACCACACCCGAAATGCTTAAAGATACCAGTGCCATCATTTCGGTTAGAGGTGTATATGTACCCGATGCTAATTATGACAACCATAAAGTTAAGGATATGGAAATGGAAATTGTAACCTCGCACGACCCTAATAAAATGTCTTCAAACGGAACCTTTATGAATTACCGCTTGGTACGTTTTAAAACTTTAAAATATAAAATCAAGTTCCAGAATAACGGTGAAGGACCAGCACGAACTATTCGATTGGAAACCGATATTCCAGAAATGTTGGACAAATCGACTCTAAATGTTTTAGATATGTATCCCAAATGTGATATCTGCCCTAAAAAGGAAGTATTATACAGTTGTTTGGATACAACGTTTACAGATTCCCAGGCGATCTTCACTTTCAAAAATATTTACCTCTCTGGGAGTGAACAAAAAAACGTAAAAGAGTATGATTCTACGAAAGGCTTCGTAAAATACAGTATTAAATTTGCTAAAGATTTTCATAAGAAAAAAACCAAAAGCAGAACCGCTATTATTTTCGATAAAAACGACCCGATTATCACCAACTATTCTACGACACGCTTCCTACCAGGTATTTCCATTGGTGCCAAAGTTGGAGTCAATTCGTTTTCAGATTTAAATAATTCTGAAAGTTACTTTTTTGGAGCTACGCTCTCGCCATATAAATCGTATCGCTTGTACTGGCAAGTAGAATTAATGAATAATTTTCATAATTACAACACCCAAACAAATGTAAGAGAAGAATTTATACAAGATGGCGCACAGGGATTTCGTTTTTTACAACGGACTACAACTAATAATTCTTTTAAAAATATTGATTGGGATATACCTGTTTTACTCCGTTATAACCTTAATAATTATATTGGACTTGGTGCTGGCTTACAAAACACCATTTCACTTAGTGAAAAACAAGAACAATCGGTTTTAGTGGAACAATTTGAAGGTGACCTAACAGATTCACCTCCATTTAGCACTAAAGAAAACACCACTAATGAAACTAATTCATTTAACAATTTAAGAACAGGCTTGTTGTTTGAAGCTACCGCAGGTTTTGCTAGAATTGGCCCAAGTTTAGGCGCCCGTTATATTATGAATTTTGAAAAAGATTTTAATTATTGGCAGTTTTATGCCATTTGGAAATTTTAA